One window of Triticum dicoccoides isolate Atlit2015 ecotype Zavitan chromosome 5A, WEW_v2.0, whole genome shotgun sequence genomic DNA carries:
- the LOC119300280 gene encoding LOW QUALITY PROTEIN: BTB/POZ and MATH domain-containing protein 1-like (The sequence of the model RefSeq protein was modified relative to this genomic sequence to represent the inferred CDS: substituted 2 bases at 2 genomic stop codons) — MSQNFSTCTTEAAEGTHVFDVLGYSKLRGMSHHSYVRSGNFAVGGHDWAIRLYLDGNSQSSLVRKIGPMIFNSADTTKFAPPDPYFKKRSEIEGSVYHKDDRLTIXCIVTIFXKTQVTKPKSTPKIDMPPSDLAEHLGRLLDDKKGFDVNFIVGGETIKAHRFILAMRSPVLRVELYGPMREARLGQCITIEDMQPAVFRALLHFIYTDSLPRGDRDLEGDEDIEMVRLLLVAADRYAMDRLKMVCQSILCRDLNADTVATTLALADQHNCHKLKDACLEFIERSDDNAMDGVVATQGFKDLKVTCPSLIVDVLENRRKLRKA, encoded by the exons ATGTCGCA AAATTTTTCCACATGCACAACGGAGGCGGCTGAAGGCACACATGTGTTTGACGTCTTAGGTTACAGCAAGCTCAGGGGCATGAGCCACCACAGCTACGTCCGATCCGGGAATTTCGCCGTGGGCGGCCATGACTGGGCCATCCGCTTGTACCTGGATGGGAACAGCCA ATCATCTTTAGTGCGTAAAATAGGACCTATGATTTTCAATTCCGCTGATACCACTAAGTTTGCCCCGCCTGATCCTTATTTCAAAAAGCGAAGCGAGATCGAGGGGTCCGTGTACCACAAGGATGATCGCCTCACGATCTAATGCATCGTTACCATTTTTTAAAAGACACAGGTTACCAAACCCAAATCCACGCCCAAAATCGACATGCCACCGTCTGACTTGGCCGAACATCTTGGCAGGCTGTTGGATGACAAGAAGGGGTTCGATGTCAATTTCATTGTTGGGGGAGAGACCATCAAAGCGCATAGGTTCATTCTTGCTATGCGGTCGCCTGTTCTAAGAGTTGAGCTCTACGGACCGATGAGGGAGGCGAGGCTGGGGCAGTGCATTACCATCGAGGACATGCAACCTGCCGTCTTCAGAGCCTTGCTCCATTTCATTTATACTGATTCTTTGCCTCGTGGCGACAGGGACCTTGAGGGAGATGAAGATATCGAGATGGTCCGGCTTTTACTCGTGGCTGCGGACAGATATGCCATGGACAGACTCAAGATGGTATGCCAAAGCATCCTTTGCAGGGATCTGAATGCGGACACCGTGGCGACAACATTGGCTTTAGCTGACCAACATAACTGCCACAAGCTTAAGGATGCTTGCCTTGAATTTATTGAAAGATCAGATGACAATGCTATGGATGGCGTGGTGGCAACCCAAGGCTTCAAAGATCTCAAAGTGACTTGCCCATCTCTCATAGTGGACGTACTGGAGAACAGAAGAAAGCTTCGTAAAGCATGA